From a single Brassica rapa cultivar Chiifu-401-42 chromosome A01, CAAS_Brap_v3.01, whole genome shotgun sequence genomic region:
- the LOC103868731 gene encoding membrane protein of ER body 1, which produces MESTATNQTPSPSSTVDDDNGDGVNTEEFTKLPPDSPHSSEDEDSVDFSHEQDSSLVPIGFELHDAIDTGSASRSVRGKDSQTERDFLDSDVEIVIKNQHEYYFYCPCCGEDITKTVKLVKKSDIQPAKITDNANKPIDTKNGSRSEDKKTKASSWFPVDLQKLFLSVYGHIKDKDSGKIEVDSKSTINDLGTNSEEPSIDVKTEKGRPSFPKWYLDVFAWLFLCIIIALSFLFTSPQQSSPFIAPPHLELPSIPPLTLPSLSILWLLPAFSVLSLVIMAIRSGYIPIHHKEKGDKEVGSKSTDTTSEEQIKKTKIEDGQAADSCQDSDKKTDNQKVHPVLVDPPPPQEQPSMQIANKETPPKTQAEPGVQPDTQPEIPKSVETPKGGNKLEILKSIVYGGLTQSITSLCTVTSAAASGASTLNVLALGVANLSSGLLLIVHSLQELINEKPKTRTNTDDQKESDADVEEEEEEDRYVEALGRREKWWFHRLIAISSFVVFGLIPPLVYGFSFRRRVEKRQEYKTLAVYAVSLLCIVLLSVAKAYVSKRREYVKTLFRYTSMATTASGFSTFMGYFVNQWLEKSGFYDESTETPRV; this is translated from the exons ATGGAATCCACCGCCACGAATCAGACTCCCTCTCCAAGCTCCACCGTCGACGATGACAACGGCGACGGTGTCAATACCGAGGAATTTACCAAACTACCCCCGGACTCACCACACAGCAGCGAGGATGAAGATAGCGTTGACTTTAGCCACGAACAAG ACTCTAGTTTGGTACCCATAGGATTCGAGTTACATGACGCTATTGACACTGGGAGTGCTTCAAGATCTGTAAGAGGAAAAGATTCACAAACAGAACGTGATTTCTTGGATAGTGATGTGGAGATTGTGATCAAGAACCAGCATGAGTATTACTTTTACTGCCCATGCTGTGGTGAAGACATCACCAAAACAGTCAAGCTCGTGAAGAAATCAGATATCCAACCCGCAAAAATAACTGACAATGCAAATAAACCTATTGACACTAAGAATGGTTCAAGATCCGAAGACAAGAAGACAAAAGCTTCGTCCTGGTTCCCTGTTGATCTCCAGAAGCTGTTTCTTTCTGTTTATGGCCACATCAAAGACAAAG ATTCAGGAAAGATAGAGGTTGATTCAAAGTCAACTATCAATGATCTTGGTACCAATAGTGAGGAACCGAGCATTGATGTCAAGACTGAGAAAGGCAGACCGAGTTTTCCCAAGTGGTACCTCGATGTTTTTGCTTGGTTGTTCCTCTGTATTATCATTgctctttctttccttttcacTTCCCCTCAGCAGTCATCGCCTTTCATTGCACCACCACATCTGGAACTGCCTTCTATCCCTCCATTGACGCTGCCTTCATTATCTATACTTTGGTTACTTCCAGCGTTTTCGGTGTTGTCTCTAGTAATTATGGCAATTAGGTCCGGTTACATTCCCATACATCACAAAGAGAAAG GCGACAAAGAGGTTGGTTCCAAGTCTACTGATACTACTAGTGAAGAACAGATTAAGAAAACTAAAATTGAAGATGGCCAAGCTGCAGATTCTTGTCAAGATTCTGACAAGAAGACAG ACAACCAAAAAGTTCACCCGGTTCTGGTAGATCCTCCTCCACCACAGGAGCAACCGTCTATGCAAATTGCCAATAAGGAAACACCACCTAAAACTCAAGCAGAACCTGGGGTTCAACCAGATACTCAACCAGAGATCCCAAAGAGTGTTGAAACTCCAAAAGGCGGTAATAAACTTGAAATCTTGAAAAGTATTGTGTATGGAGGTCTAACACAATCCATCACGAGTCTTTGCACCGTAACATCTGCAGCTGCTTCTGGTGCTTCAACTC TGAATGTTTTGGCCTTGGGAGTTGCCAACTTGTCAAGCGGTCTTCTTCTGATTGTTCACAGC CTCCAAGAACTAATAAACGAGAAACCCAAAACAAGAACCAAcactgatgatcagaaagaatCAGACGCAGatgttgaggaagaagaagaagaagataggtATGTGGAAGCTCTgggaagaagagagaaatggTGGTTTCACAGGCTGATAGCAATCTCCTCTTTCGTCGTATTCGGGCTGATCCCACCTCTCGTATACGGTTTCTCGTTCAGAAGAAGAGTCGAGAAGAGACAAGAGTACAAGACTTTAGCGGTTTACGCAGTGTCTCTCCTCTGCATCGTCTTGCTCTCAGTTGCGAAAGCTTACGTCTCGAAGAGACGCGAGTATGTCAAGACTCTGTTTAGGTACACGTCAATGGCGACGACCGCGTCGGGATTCTCTACGTTCATGGGATATTTCGTGAACCAGTGGCTTGAGAAAAGCGGGTTTTATGATGAATCTACAGAAACTCCACGAGTTTGA
- the LOC103867660 gene encoding membrane protein of ER body-like protein isoform X2, whose translation MGSAAEVNEPTTAGTEKLHQPVKLEEEEEEQVVELERKTLSFPHGKRPDSADGSTITTNNSSSSSFSEGIPDLRNGEGEHIGIENLEVPESPVVGFHEEHHDGNVFFDGEEGSESADAEPDAHESHTAEKKEPVSENGSASEDNKGPSGEIEEVQDTDLPKEVDAVVVQRTGDVIEEEVDIDDVEDYNVEKVLDNQETHDLFCPNCHSCITKRVVLKKRKRKISHAVPEDPKRVRGPEPIDPILRSEDNEPSPPGGGDSSTPESFFYKCLSCFSIFIPKGVDSKPVAPSETVERLNTQPKPQEEATAHSNWFGSKKKEPPVQQVGAMPSMPEASLPRDNPSVLGEDTAGSTANIPSKTPARVQEGPATSVQDVSEISVSQDNKPVDDTPLIQVANSNDTSKGVNSGATVENRQQFLVPSVDEEQTQQKIDRDDGTSAAEENHSPDKGRLSPIQPSRDMNISNIVTSGPDGVRVETIFHTEGVSHLFEGTDPRKPDFGLAKVTGVVDSGDGGPIRGIDIPPLPVSSLEEGTLTEPLVRPAVTGPIVEGRKVEILKSIVYGGLIEAITSLGVISSAAGSGASTLNILVLGLANLFGGLILIIHNLQELREEEPITTEDNQTNVQEEGRYKRLLGRRENFTLHVTVSIISFIITGLLPPIVYYFSFSKTHNRDYKVASVFGASLLCIVLLAIAKAHVRSPRGSHLKSVLKYAMIAVSVSGISYVVGNFVDQLLEKYGWSDGSETPAGEMMLSLLGRKAGGSFGYSSSY comes from the exons ATGGGATCCGCCGCCGAAGTTAATGAGCCCACCACAGCCGGGACAGAGAAGCTCCACCAGCCAGTAAAAttggaagaagaggaggaggagcaagTTGTCGAGCTGGAAAGGAAAACGTTGTCGTTTCCTCACGGGAAGAGACCAGACAGTGCAGACGGTAGTACCATCACCACCAACAATAGCTCCTCTTCTAGCTTTTCCGAAGGGATCCCTGATCTCCGGAACGGCGAAGGGGAGCACATCGGGATAGAGAACTTGGAGGTCCCGGAGTCGCCGGTAGTCGGATTCCACGAGGAGCACCACGACGGGAACGTCTTCTTCGACGGAGAAGAAG gCTCTGAGTCAGCTGATGCAGAACCTGATGCTCATGAGTCGCACACTGCTGAGAAAAAGGAGCCAGTATCCGAAAACGGTTCAGCTTCTGAGGATAACAAAGGACCATCAGGTGAAATCGAAGAAGTACAAGACACTGATTTACCTAAAGAGGTGGATGCTGTTGTTGTTCAACGCACTGGTGATGTGATAGAGGAGGAGGTGGACATTGATGATGTTGAAGATTATAATGTAGAGAAAGTGCTTGATAACCAAGAGACGCATGATTTGTTCTGTCCAAACTGCCATTCTTGCATCACCAAAAGGGTTGTCCTCAAGAAAAGAAAACGTAAGATTAGTCATGCTGTGCCAGAAGATCCAAAGCGCGTGAGAGGGCCTGAACCTATTGATCCGATTCTTCGTTCCGAGGACAATGAACCATCTCCACCAGGTGGTGGTGACAGTTCTACACCCGAATCTTTTTTCTACAAGTGCTTGTCCTGCTTCAGCATATTCATTCCCAAAG GGGTGGATTCAAAGCCGGTTGCTCCCAGTGAAACTGTTGAGAGGTTAAACACTCAGCCAAAGCCTCAAGAGGAAGCTACTGCCCATTCCAACTGGTTTGGATCGAAGAAAAAAGAACCACCTGTTCAGCAAG TTGGAGCAATGCCTAGTATGCCGGAAGCTAGTCTGCCACGTGATAACCCAAGCGTTTTAGGAGAAGATACGGCAGGTTCTACTGCAAACATCCCATCAAAAACACCAGCCCGTGTTCAGGAAGGTCCAGCAACTTCGGTTCAAG ATGTGTCAGAGATCAGTGTCTCTCAAGACAATAAGCCTGTTGATGACACCCCTTTGATTCAAG TTGCAAACTCGAATGACACAAGCAAAGGTGTCAACAGTGGAGCTACTGTTGAAAACAGGCAACAGTTTCTGGTTCCCTCGGTGGATGAGGAGCAAACACAGCAAAAGATCGACAGGGATGATGGTACTAGCGCAGCAGAGGAGAATCACTCGCCAGACAAAGGACGTCTCTCCCCGATTCAACCATCTCGTGACATGAACATATCGAACATAGTGACTAGTGGACCCGATGGAGTAAGAGTAGAAACTATATTTCACACAGAAGGTGTCTCTCATCTGTTTGAAGGAACAGACCCTAGAAAGCCAGATTTTGGTCTGGCCAAAGTAACAG GTGTGGTGGACTCAGGTGACGGAGGACCAATTCGTGGAATTGATATTCCACCACTCCCAGTGAGTTCTCTGGAAGAAGGGACTCTAACCGAACCGTTAGTGAGACCAGCTGTTACAGGACCAATTGTTGAAGGACGTAAAGTGGAGATCTTGAAAAGCATTGTATATGGAGGTCTGATAGAAGCCATCACAAGCCTCGGTGTTATCTCATCTGCCGCTGGTTCTGGTGCTTCAACAT TGAACATTTTGGTATTGGGACTTGCAAACTTGTTTGGTGGGCTTATTCTCATTATCCATAAC CTCCAAGAACTTAGAGAGGAGGAACCCATAACAACAGAGGATAACCAGACAAACGTTCAAGAAGAAGGTCGGTACAAGCGACTCCTTGGACGAAGAGAAAACTTCACGCTCCACGTAACAGTCTCAATCATATCCTTCATAATCACGGGACTACTCCCTCCTATAGTCTACTACTTCTCATTCAGCAAAACACACAACAGAGACTACAAAGTCGCATCAGTCTTCGGGGCGTCTCTGCTATGCATCGTCTTGCTGGCTATAGCCAAAGCGCACGTGAGGAGCCCGAGAGGCAGCCACCTGAAGAGCGTTCTGAAATACGCGATGATTGCTGTGTCGGTGTCGGGGATATCTTACGTGGTCGGTAACTTTGTGGATCAGTTGCTTGAGAAGTACGGATGGTCTGACGGATCCGAGACTCCGGCGGGAGAGATGATGCTTTCACTGTTGGGGAGAAAGGCTGGTGGTAGCTTCGGATACTCATCATCTTACTGA
- the LOC103867660 gene encoding membrane protein of ER body-like protein isoform X1, whose amino-acid sequence MGSAAEVNEPTTAGTEKLHQPVKLEEEEEEQVVELERKTLSFPHGKRPDSADGSTITTNNSSSSSFSEGIPDLRNGEGEHIGIENLEVPESPVVGFHEEHHDGNVFFDGEEGIWKCRHCDWTYREESLLCFETKGSESADAEPDAHESHTAEKKEPVSENGSASEDNKGPSGEIEEVQDTDLPKEVDAVVVQRTGDVIEEEVDIDDVEDYNVEKVLDNQETHDLFCPNCHSCITKRVVLKKRKRKISHAVPEDPKRVRGPEPIDPILRSEDNEPSPPGGGDSSTPESFFYKCLSCFSIFIPKGVDSKPVAPSETVERLNTQPKPQEEATAHSNWFGSKKKEPPVQQVGAMPSMPEASLPRDNPSVLGEDTAGSTANIPSKTPARVQEGPATSVQDVSEISVSQDNKPVDDTPLIQVANSNDTSKGVNSGATVENRQQFLVPSVDEEQTQQKIDRDDGTSAAEENHSPDKGRLSPIQPSRDMNISNIVTSGPDGVRVETIFHTEGVSHLFEGTDPRKPDFGLAKVTGVVDSGDGGPIRGIDIPPLPVSSLEEGTLTEPLVRPAVTGPIVEGRKVEILKSIVYGGLIEAITSLGVISSAAGSGASTLNILVLGLANLFGGLILIIHNLQELREEEPITTEDNQTNVQEEGRYKRLLGRRENFTLHVTVSIISFIITGLLPPIVYYFSFSKTHNRDYKVASVFGASLLCIVLLAIAKAHVRSPRGSHLKSVLKYAMIAVSVSGISYVVGNFVDQLLEKYGWSDGSETPAGEMMLSLLGRKAGGSFGYSSSY is encoded by the exons ATGGGATCCGCCGCCGAAGTTAATGAGCCCACCACAGCCGGGACAGAGAAGCTCCACCAGCCAGTAAAAttggaagaagaggaggaggagcaagTTGTCGAGCTGGAAAGGAAAACGTTGTCGTTTCCTCACGGGAAGAGACCAGACAGTGCAGACGGTAGTACCATCACCACCAACAATAGCTCCTCTTCTAGCTTTTCCGAAGGGATCCCTGATCTCCGGAACGGCGAAGGGGAGCACATCGGGATAGAGAACTTGGAGGTCCCGGAGTCGCCGGTAGTCGGATTCCACGAGGAGCACCACGACGGGAACGTCTTCTTCGACGGAGAAGAAG GAATTTGGAAATGTCGCCACTGCGATTGGACTTACAGAGAAGAATCTTTGTTATGTTTTGAGACCAAAG gCTCTGAGTCAGCTGATGCAGAACCTGATGCTCATGAGTCGCACACTGCTGAGAAAAAGGAGCCAGTATCCGAAAACGGTTCAGCTTCTGAGGATAACAAAGGACCATCAGGTGAAATCGAAGAAGTACAAGACACTGATTTACCTAAAGAGGTGGATGCTGTTGTTGTTCAACGCACTGGTGATGTGATAGAGGAGGAGGTGGACATTGATGATGTTGAAGATTATAATGTAGAGAAAGTGCTTGATAACCAAGAGACGCATGATTTGTTCTGTCCAAACTGCCATTCTTGCATCACCAAAAGGGTTGTCCTCAAGAAAAGAAAACGTAAGATTAGTCATGCTGTGCCAGAAGATCCAAAGCGCGTGAGAGGGCCTGAACCTATTGATCCGATTCTTCGTTCCGAGGACAATGAACCATCTCCACCAGGTGGTGGTGACAGTTCTACACCCGAATCTTTTTTCTACAAGTGCTTGTCCTGCTTCAGCATATTCATTCCCAAAG GGGTGGATTCAAAGCCGGTTGCTCCCAGTGAAACTGTTGAGAGGTTAAACACTCAGCCAAAGCCTCAAGAGGAAGCTACTGCCCATTCCAACTGGTTTGGATCGAAGAAAAAAGAACCACCTGTTCAGCAAG TTGGAGCAATGCCTAGTATGCCGGAAGCTAGTCTGCCACGTGATAACCCAAGCGTTTTAGGAGAAGATACGGCAGGTTCTACTGCAAACATCCCATCAAAAACACCAGCCCGTGTTCAGGAAGGTCCAGCAACTTCGGTTCAAG ATGTGTCAGAGATCAGTGTCTCTCAAGACAATAAGCCTGTTGATGACACCCCTTTGATTCAAG TTGCAAACTCGAATGACACAAGCAAAGGTGTCAACAGTGGAGCTACTGTTGAAAACAGGCAACAGTTTCTGGTTCCCTCGGTGGATGAGGAGCAAACACAGCAAAAGATCGACAGGGATGATGGTACTAGCGCAGCAGAGGAGAATCACTCGCCAGACAAAGGACGTCTCTCCCCGATTCAACCATCTCGTGACATGAACATATCGAACATAGTGACTAGTGGACCCGATGGAGTAAGAGTAGAAACTATATTTCACACAGAAGGTGTCTCTCATCTGTTTGAAGGAACAGACCCTAGAAAGCCAGATTTTGGTCTGGCCAAAGTAACAG GTGTGGTGGACTCAGGTGACGGAGGACCAATTCGTGGAATTGATATTCCACCACTCCCAGTGAGTTCTCTGGAAGAAGGGACTCTAACCGAACCGTTAGTGAGACCAGCTGTTACAGGACCAATTGTTGAAGGACGTAAAGTGGAGATCTTGAAAAGCATTGTATATGGAGGTCTGATAGAAGCCATCACAAGCCTCGGTGTTATCTCATCTGCCGCTGGTTCTGGTGCTTCAACAT TGAACATTTTGGTATTGGGACTTGCAAACTTGTTTGGTGGGCTTATTCTCATTATCCATAAC CTCCAAGAACTTAGAGAGGAGGAACCCATAACAACAGAGGATAACCAGACAAACGTTCAAGAAGAAGGTCGGTACAAGCGACTCCTTGGACGAAGAGAAAACTTCACGCTCCACGTAACAGTCTCAATCATATCCTTCATAATCACGGGACTACTCCCTCCTATAGTCTACTACTTCTCATTCAGCAAAACACACAACAGAGACTACAAAGTCGCATCAGTCTTCGGGGCGTCTCTGCTATGCATCGTCTTGCTGGCTATAGCCAAAGCGCACGTGAGGAGCCCGAGAGGCAGCCACCTGAAGAGCGTTCTGAAATACGCGATGATTGCTGTGTCGGTGTCGGGGATATCTTACGTGGTCGGTAACTTTGTGGATCAGTTGCTTGAGAAGTACGGATGGTCTGACGGATCCGAGACTCCGGCGGGAGAGATGATGCTTTCACTGTTGGGGAGAAAGGCTGGTGGTAGCTTCGGATACTCATCATCTTACTGA
- the LOC103867677 gene encoding E3 ubiquitin-protein ligase SINAT4 produces the protein MDMDSMESSTRSVQNDEIHHNGTFHFSSTKSHGGGGAASPAVVTNIVGPTATSVYELLECPVCTCSMYPPIHQCHNGHTLCSTCKVRVHNRCPTCRQELGDIRCLALEKVAESLELPCKFYNLGCPEIFPYYSKLKHESLCNFRPYGCPYAGSECGVVGDIPFLVSHLRDDHKVDMHAGSTFNHRYVKSNPREVENATWMLTVFHCFGQYFCLHFEAFQLGMGPVYMAFLRFMGDEEEARSYSYSLEVGGSGRKLTWEGTPRSIRDSHRKVRDSNDGLIIQRNMALFFSGGDRKELKLRVTGKIWKEQHSPDSGLFMPNLSS, from the exons ATGGATATGGATAGTATGGAATCGTCGACGAGAAGCGTTCAGAACGATGAGATCCATCACAACGGAACTTTCCACTTCTCTTCCACCAAGAGCCACGGCGGCGGAGGCGCCGCTTCTCCCGCCGTCGTTACCAATATAGTCGGTCCCACGGCGACTAGCGTCTACGAGCTTCTCGAGTGCCCTGTCTGTACCTGTTCTATGTATCCTCCTATCCATCAG TGTCACAATGGACACACGTTATGTTCTACTTGTAAAGTGAGAGTTCATAACCGGTGTCCCACGTGTAGACAAGAGCTTGGTGATATAAGATGTTTAGCTCTTGAGAAAGTGGCCGAGTCCCTTGAGCTGCCTTGCAAGTTTTACAACCTCGGATGCCCTGAGATTTTTCCTTATTACAGCAAACTGAAGCACGAGTCTCTTTGTAACTTCAGACCTTACGGTTGTCCTTATGCTGGCTCCGAGTGTGGTGTCGTAGGGGACATCCCTTTTCTTGTTTCTCATCTCAGGGATGATCATAAAGTCGACATGCACGCTGGTTCCACTTTTAACCACCGTTACGTCAAGTCTAATCCGCGTGAAGTGGAGAACGCTACTTGGATGCTAACC GTGTTTCATTGCTTTGGGCAATACTTTTGCCTCCATTTTGAGGCGTTCCAGCTCGGGATGGGTCCGGTGTACATGGCGTTCCTGAGATTCATGGGTGACGAAGAAGAAGCACGGAGCTACAGCTATAGCTTAGAGGTGGGAGGCAGTGGGAGGAAACTAACGTGGGAAGGAACACCAAGAAGCATCAGGGATAGCCACAGGAAAGTAAGAGACAGCAACGACGGTCTCATCATCCAGAGGAACATGGCTCTCTTCTTCTCCGGAGGCGATAGGAAAGAGCTTAAACTTAGAGTCACCGGTAAAATCTGGAAAGAGCAACACAGTCCAGATTCTGGGCTTTTCATGCCAAACCTATCTTCCTGA
- the LOC103867688 gene encoding protein BOBBER 2 — protein sequence MAIISEMQEEKRPSVPFEASLDPSNPLGFLEKAFDFIGKESDLLLKESAEKDIATAVTAAKKRLSEAEKKKVEKETVKPIEKKLTKKSAPPMEPMEVEKPKKESLKPTEPKEEAKPKPIVPNKGNGLDFEKYSWTQNLQEVTVTIPIPSGTKSRSVTCEIKKNRLKVGLKGQDPIVDGEFFNAVKPDDCFWNIEDQKVVSVLLTKQDQMQWWKYCVKGEPEIDTQKVEPESSKLSDLDPETRSSVEKMMFDQRQKQMGLPTSDEIEKQDMMKKFMSQHPEMNFSNAKFN from the exons ATGGCGATTATCTCTGAGATGCAAGAGGAGAAGAGACCCTCGGTGCCGTTCGAGGCAAGTCTTGATCCTTCAAACCCTCTAGGGTTTTTGGAGAAAGCTTTTGACTTTATCGGGAAAGAGAGCGACCTTCTGTTGAAAGAGTCGGCAGAAAAGGATATCGCCACCGCTGTGACGGCCGCCAAGAAGAGGTTAAGTGAagcagagaagaagaaggtggaGAAGGAGACCGTGAAGCCCATTGAGAAGAAGCTGACGAAGAAGAGTGCGCCTCCGATGGAGCCCATGGAGGTGGAGAAGCCAAAGAAGGAAAGCTTGAAGCCCACGGAACCTAAGGAGGAAGCGAAACCGAAACCCATTG TTCCTAACAAAGGCAACGGTCTTGATTTTGAGAAGTACTCATGGACACAGAATCTCCAGGAGGTCACAGTCACCATTCCAATCCCCAGCGGCACCAAGTCACGCTCCGTCACCTGTGAGATCAAGAAGAACCGTCTGAAAGTTGGTCTCAAAGGACAAGATCCCATCGTCGATGGAGAGTTCTTCAATGCTGTCAAGCCAGACGACTGCTTCTGGAACATCGAGGATCAAAAGGTCGTATCGGTGCTCTTGACAAAGCAGGACCAGATGCAGTGGTGGAAGTACTGTGTGAAAGGTGAACCCGAGATTGACACTCAGAAGGTTGAGCCAGAGAGCAGCAAACTGTCTGATTTGGACCCGGAAACTCGGAGCAGCGTGGAGAAGATGATGTTTGATCAGAGGCAGAAGCAGATGGGACTCCCGACGAGTGATGAGATAGAGAAGCAGGATATGATGAAGAAGTTTATGTCTCAGCATCCCGAGATGAACTTCTCTAATGCAAAGTTTAACTGA
- the LOC103867695 gene encoding abscisic acid receptor PYL10, which yields MLKNILREVIVGCALPSFLCRDRHFLCVWFLLSAALEMMNADETKNVESDYIKMHHMHGELLESQCSSTLVKHIKAPLHLVWSLVRRFDQPQKYKPFISGCVVKDKKLEIGSVREVDVRSGLPATKSTEILEFLDDNQHVLSIRIVGGDHRLKNYSSVISLHPETIEAKAGTLVIESFVVDVPEGNTKEETCFFVEALIQCNLKSLAYVSESLEAESIAQMV from the exons ATGTTAAAGAATATTTTGAGGGAAGTGATAGTTGGTTGCGCCCTTCCTTCTTTTCTTTGCCGTGATCGTCACTTTCTCTGTGTGTGGTTTCTCTTGTCTGCTGCTCTGGAAATGATGAACGCTGACGAGACAAAGAACGTGGAGAGCGACTACATCAAGATGCACCACATGCACGGTGAGCTTTTGGAGAGTCAGTGTAGCTCGACGCTCGTTAAGCACATCAAAGCTCCTCTTCATCTC GTGTGGTCACTTGTGAGAAGATTCGATCAACCACAAAAATACAAACCGTTTATTAGTGGGTGTGTGGTCAAAGACAAGAAGCTGGAGATTGGTTCAGTAAGAGAAGTAGATGTGAGATCTGGACTACCCGCTACTAAAAGCACCGAGATATTAGAGTTTCTCGACGACAACCAACATGTCCTCAGCATCAGAATCGTCGGTGGCGATCACAGACTCAAG AACTATTCTTCAGTCATTTCGTTACATCCGGAGACCATAGAAGCAAAAGCAGGGACATTGGTCATAGAGTCGTTTGTGGTGGACGTGCCTGAGGGTAACACAAAGGAAGAAACTTGCTTCTTCGTGGAGGCTCTGATTCAATGCAATCTCAAATCTTTAGCATATGTTTCTGAGAGTCTTGAAGCAGAATCTATAGCCCAAATGGTATGA